The following coding sequences are from one Anabas testudineus chromosome 16, fAnaTes1.2, whole genome shotgun sequence window:
- the LOC113168814 gene encoding FXYD domain-containing ion transport regulator 6-like, producing MDLMCMLFAAFSSWLAPALGSAFGREMLASGADEAQDYDSAFQYDYESLRIGGLVFAVVLFVLGIALIVSRKCTCSSSK from the exons ATGGATCTTATGTGTATGTTGTTTGCAGCGTTCAGCTCCTGGCTTGCTCCTGCACTCG GGTCAGCATTTGGCAGGGAAATGTTGG cttcaGGAGCAGATGAGGCCCAAG ACTACGACAGCGCTTTTCAGTACG ATTACGAGTCCTTGAGAATCGGCGGCCTGGTTTTCGCAGTGGTACTTTTCGTCTTGGGTATCGCTTTGATTGTCA GCCGGAAATGTACCTGTTCGAGCAGTAAGTGA